One Stenotrophomonas maltophilia DNA window includes the following coding sequences:
- a CDS encoding H-NS family nucleoid-associated regulatory protein, with translation MTIDIESLSLRELGALVVAAEQRKQLISSRRPASAVRRMLKSAAAEAGYTLEELFGEEAIEEDAPRRKPARRRTGKVAAKYRDPEYKRLTWSGRGRMPRWLASKVQKGHKVTDFLIPGLARPTARKSSPIGKRTVFKKD, from the coding sequence ATGACGATTGATATTGAATCGCTCAGCCTTCGAGAGCTGGGCGCCTTGGTGGTTGCCGCTGAACAGCGGAAACAGCTGATTTCCAGCCGCCGTCCGGCCAGTGCGGTACGACGGATGCTGAAATCCGCAGCGGCTGAAGCGGGCTATACCCTCGAAGAGCTGTTCGGCGAAGAGGCCATCGAAGAGGACGCACCGCGCCGGAAGCCGGCACGGCGCAGAACCGGGAAAGTGGCCGCCAAGTACCGCGATCCGGAGTACAAGCGCCTGACCTGGTCCGGCCGCGGGCGCATGCCGCGCTGGTTGGCGTCCAAGGTGCAGAAGGGCCACAAGGTGACCGACTTCCTGATTCCCGGCTTGGCGCGGCCGACGGCGCGCAAGAGCAGCCCGATCGGCAAGCGCACGGTTTTCAAGAAGGATTGA
- a CDS encoding glutathione S-transferase family protein, producing the protein MCPILTAFATSPDRGQGLARDMRVRWALEELAVPYDVQLLSFTEMKQPAHLARNPFGQIPTWQEGDRLLFESGAIVLHLAEQHAGLLPTDPDARMRAIMWVFAALNTVEPPIVERSMAWVLEREQPWYAQRLPMLDERVRMRLSQLSAWLGSAAWLEGEFSAGDLMMVSVLLRLKSSGLLDEHPQVVAYVGRAIQRPAYQRAFAAQLAVFQNA; encoded by the coding sequence ATGTGCCCGATTCTCACCGCCTTCGCCACTTCCCCGGACCGCGGCCAGGGCCTGGCCCGTGACATGCGCGTACGCTGGGCACTGGAGGAACTGGCCGTACCCTACGATGTGCAGCTGCTCAGCTTCACCGAGATGAAGCAGCCCGCACACCTGGCGCGCAATCCCTTCGGGCAGATTCCCACCTGGCAGGAGGGCGACCGGCTCCTGTTCGAATCCGGTGCGATCGTGCTGCACCTGGCCGAGCAGCATGCCGGCCTGCTCCCTACTGATCCGGATGCGCGCATGCGCGCCATCATGTGGGTGTTCGCTGCGCTGAACACGGTGGAACCGCCCATCGTCGAGCGCTCGATGGCCTGGGTGCTGGAGCGCGAGCAGCCCTGGTATGCGCAGCGTCTGCCAATGCTCGATGAGCGCGTGCGTATGCGGCTGTCACAGCTGTCCGCCTGGTTGGGCTCGGCGGCGTGGCTGGAGGGCGAGTTCAGCGCCGGCGACCTGATGATGGTCTCGGTGCTGCTGCGCCTGAAGAGCAGCGGCCTCCTCGACGAGCACCCGCAGGTGGTCGCCTATGTGGGCCGTGCAATACAACGCCCCGCCTACCAGCGTGCGTTTGCTGCGCAGCTGGCGGTGTTCCAGAACGCCTGA
- a CDS encoding DoxX family protein, whose amino-acid sequence MSHSSLAYLLARILLMALFLVSGLGKLGDLGGTQGYMEAMGVPGILLWPTIAFEIGSGLCILLGFQTRLVSVVLVGFSLVTAFIFHHNFADQTQQIMFLKNLGLAGGFLLLACTGAGRYSIDGRGRRA is encoded by the coding sequence GTGAGCCACTCATCCCTCGCTTACCTGCTTGCACGCATCCTGCTGATGGCGCTGTTCCTGGTCTCCGGCCTGGGCAAGCTAGGTGATCTCGGCGGCACCCAGGGCTACATGGAAGCGATGGGCGTGCCCGGCATCCTGCTCTGGCCCACCATCGCCTTCGAGATCGGCAGCGGACTGTGCATCCTGCTCGGCTTCCAGACCCGGCTGGTGTCGGTCGTGCTGGTGGGTTTCAGCCTGGTCACCGCCTTCATCTTCCACCACAACTTCGCCGACCAGACCCAGCAGATCATGTTCCTGAAGAACCTGGGGCTGGCCGGCGGCTTCCTGCTGCTGGCCTGCACCGGCGCCGGGCGCTACAGCATTGATGGCCGGGGGCGGCGCGCATGA
- a CDS encoding AraC family transcriptional regulator produces the protein MRHSAPSLRQPMEPIPTFRQLPGPIYFRQGAMEPTDWGTHSHPWGQFNFVAQGVMEMKIDGEWMVSPPHYAIWIPPGMAHYSRNRSQLAYRSAYLSPALSRRLPDRCRALEVSPLLRELLHELARQGVTDPQTPAQRRMAAVVIDQIVNAAVLPSFLPIASSDALKQVMAYIEKHLSVAESVAEIAQRHHMSVRKLERLARSELGMSLGDWRGRVKFVRATEALCTRQPISRIAEELGYSSVSAFAEMFKRHAQCTPDQYRKLHRAG, from the coding sequence ATGCGTCACTCCGCGCCCAGCTTGCGGCAACCGATGGAGCCGATCCCCACCTTCCGCCAGCTGCCTGGCCCGATCTACTTCCGGCAGGGTGCGATGGAACCCACCGACTGGGGGACGCACAGCCATCCGTGGGGCCAGTTCAACTTCGTCGCGCAGGGTGTGATGGAGATGAAGATCGACGGCGAATGGATGGTGTCCCCGCCGCACTACGCGATCTGGATTCCACCGGGAATGGCCCACTACTCGCGCAACCGCTCGCAGCTGGCCTACCGCTCGGCCTATCTGTCGCCGGCCTTGTCACGCCGCTTGCCTGATCGCTGCCGTGCACTGGAAGTCAGCCCGCTGCTGCGCGAGCTGCTGCACGAACTGGCACGGCAGGGCGTGACCGATCCGCAGACCCCGGCCCAGCGGCGCATGGCCGCCGTGGTGATCGACCAGATCGTCAATGCGGCCGTACTGCCCAGCTTCCTGCCGATCGCCAGCAGCGATGCACTGAAGCAGGTGATGGCTTACATCGAGAAACACCTGTCGGTGGCCGAATCGGTTGCCGAGATCGCGCAGCGGCACCACATGAGCGTGCGCAAGCTGGAGCGCCTGGCACGCAGCGAGCTGGGCATGTCGCTGGGCGACTGGCGTGGCCGCGTGAAGTTCGTGCGCGCCACCGAAGCACTGTGCACACGCCAGCCGATCAGCCGGATCGCCGAAGAGCTGGGCTACTCCAGCGTCAGCGCCTTCGCCGAGATGTTCAAGCGGCACGCGCAGTGCACGCCGGATCAGTACCGGAAACTGCATCGAGCCGGGTGA